Proteins encoded together in one Astatotilapia calliptera chromosome 7, fAstCal1.2, whole genome shotgun sequence window:
- the mrps35 gene encoding small ribosomal subunit protein mS35 → MASRTSKTFLSLGRINIPLLGFNKPSGKATYATALSINSSSGNKGLPDRGGRGPFVRRPRREAGEPRTGKMPVDQDWTAVYPSAAPFRPGSVPLPLRMGYPVKGGIPPEKKGNLELIKIPNFLHLTPAAIKKHCEALKPFCTEWPSALETDTKCDEHFPIKLESKEYVSAGPSLRNPSARIVHLTVKLSSLNLDDHARKKMIKLLGERYCKNTDVLTIKTDSCPLRQQNYDYAMYLLTVLYHESWKTEAWEAEKTVADMEDYSWEDSPSQKNILDVLLRMKVAGEGDGEEVRQQLLGRKDVQDYKDSVTRLKNEGESESSMLQYKEAVKKVFNM, encoded by the exons ATGGCTTCACGCACAAGCAAGACATTTCTGTCCCTAGGTCGAATAAATATCCCTCTCCTTGGATTCAATAAACCATCCGGTAAAGCCACATATGCAACGGCTCTGTCTATAAATTCTTCTTCTGGAAATAAAG GCCTTCCAGACAGAGGTGGTAGAGGACCCTTTGTTCGAAGGCCCAGAAGAGAA GCAGGGGAGCCCAGGACAGGAAAGATGCCAGTGGATCAGGACTGGACTGCAGTTTATCCATCGGCCGCGCCCTTCAGGCCAGGATCCGTCCCCCTCCCTTTGAGGATGGGGTACCCTGTGAAGGGGGGCATTCCTCCAGAGAAGAAAGGCAATTTGGAGCTAATCAAG aTACCAAACTTTCTACATTTGACACCAGCAGCCATTAAGAAACACTGTGAAGCTCTGAAAC CTTTCTGTACAGAGTGGCCCTCTGCCTTGGAGACTGATACCAAGTGTGATGAGCATTTCCCCATTAAATTAGAGAGCAAAGAGTATGTGTCCGCTGGCCCTTCTCTCAGAAACCCTTCAGCTCGTATCGTCCATCTAACA GTAAAGCTGTCCAGTTTGAACTTAGATGACCATGCAAGGAAGAAAATGATCAAACTCCTTGGCGAGAGATACTGCAAAAACACAGATGTCCTCACCATCAAAACTGACAG CTGCCCGCTGAGACAGCAGAACTATGACTATGCCATGTATCTGCTCACAGTTCTCTACCACGAGTCTTGG aaAACTGAGGCCTGGGAGGCCGAGAAGACTGTGGCAGACATGGAGGACTACAGTTGGGAGGACAGCCCGTCTCAGAAGAATATCTTGGATGTACTCCTACGCATGAAAGTGGCAGGAGAGGGAGATGGTGAAGAAGTGCGACAGCAGCTGCTGGGAAGGAAAGACGTTCAAGACTATAAAGACTCGGTCACACGGCTGAAGAACGAAGGGGAGAGCGAGAGCAGCATGCTGCAGTACAAAGAGGCAGTCAAGAAAGTATTCAATATGTAA
- the mansc4 gene encoding MANSC domain-containing protein 4, translating to MNAAWGLLAVFTLVCRVESRCSPTSYYKNCWIRRFPGIFIDIEESQRRGAQLLKHYQEETALKCSRTCCLTRNFSCNLAIFHYDTTQEILNCFHLHCPTLGSCILSHRDNVVLYNITKGVDPDLLVFGKYFTSNVRVLPHHYSRNNASEPLLSDKRQFIHPPPPVKPSTTAGRVHAPTEASVIATTALQSTGQPLAVSTTTTAVPSTEKTPPSSKKYAQTTAAVVSTTSLPDSITPSPSFTTVSTLGHYNSKILSAFSTTSPQSPVSTPTRHPTATFSQLASSPPTSAALISYTESSKLYLNETKGNHGRNHTVSNEGASGDDTLPGLGHGWYVAADTLLVAVAICITVLLSCCCSILLVVSWRGQRKRMGRYSTSWRGKRGSMRLIKYVLVKESS from the exons ATGAACGCCGCATGGGGTTTGCTGGCGGTTTTCACTCTGGTGTGTCGCGTTGAGTCGAGGTGCTCACCGACCTCCTATTATAAGAACTGCTGGATTAGACGGTTCCCGGGGATTTTCATCGATATTGAGGAATCTCAGAGGAGAGGGGCGCAGCTTTTGAAGCATTATCAAGAAGAGACCGCGCTGAAATGCAGCCGCACCTGTTGCCTTACCAGAAACT TTTCCTGTAATCTGGCTATATTCCACTATGATACCACTCAAGAAATCTTGAACTGCTTTCACCTCCACTGTCCGACTCTGGGGAGCTGCATTCTGAGTCACAGAGACAACGTTGTTCTCTACAATATCACAAAGG GTGTGGATCCTGATCTGTTGGTGTTTGGAAAATACTTCACCTCTAACGTGCGTGTGTTACCCCACCACTACAGCCGCAATAACGCCTCAGAGCCATTGCTGTCAGACAAGCGCCAATTTATTCATCCGCCTCCGCCCGTTAAACCCTCCACTACAGCTGGCAGAGTTCATGCCCCCACAGAGGCGTCTGTCATTGCCACCACAGCACTGCAGAGCACCGGTCAGCCTTTAGCAGTTTCCACAACTACGACTGCTGTGCCTTCCACTGAAAAAACTCCCCCATCTTCAAAAAAGTATGCACAAACAACAGCCGCAGTTGTCTCCACCACTTCTCTTCCAGATAGCATTACTCCATCTCCTTCATTCACCACAGTTAGCACTCTGGGCCATTACAATTCCAAGATTCTGTCTGCTTTTTCTACCACAAGTCCACAATCCCCAGTATCCACCCCTACCCGTCATCCCACCGCCACTTTCTCTCAGTTGGCCAGCAGCCCTCCAACTTCTGCAGCTCTTATAAGCTACACAGAAAGCAGCAAGCTGTATCTAAATGAGACCAAGGGCAACCATGGGAGGAACCACACAGTAAGCAACGAGGGAGCCAGTGGAGATGACACCCTACCAGGCCTCGGACATGGGTGGTATGTGGCTGCTGACACCTTGCTGGTTGCTGTGGCCATTTGTATCACAGTGCTGCTGAGCTGCTGTTGCTCTATCCTGCTGGTGGTGAGCTGGAGGGGTCAAAGAAAGAGGATGGGACGCTACAGTACATCATGGAGAGGGAAACGAGGCTCCATGCGTCTGATAAAATACGTGCTGGTCAAGGAGAGCTCCTGA